GGGTTGAGCGCCGAGGTGCACAAGGCGGTGGAGGCTGCGGAGAAGGCCGGCGCCCCCCTGTCCCTGGCTGATGCAAAAAAATTCGGTCCAGTATTCGCCTACGGTAGTTTCATCACCATCCTGATCAACTTTGCCATCATCGCCTTCTGCGTGTTCATGCTGGTGAAGTTCATCAACAAGCTCGCCAGAAAGAAAGCCGAGGAGCCGGCGCCTGCAGCCCCTGCGGAAGACGTCAAATTGCTTGCGGAAATCCGTGACTTGCTGAAGGCTCAGCAGAGTAGCGCAGGGAAGGCGGGCCCGCTGTAGTCGCAGAACCCGCTCCAAGGTCACATTTTCCAGATAGGACAGGGTCATTCGGGCGTTTCCGCCTGTCATGACCTTTGCACGTCTTCCCATCCTTGCCCTCGTGCTTGCCGCTGGCTTGCCTGCGGTATCGCCACGACCTGTGGCTGCCGCTGAAGCCAAGCCCAAACAGCCGAACATTCTGTTCATCTTTTCGGACGATCACGCCTACCAGGCCATCAGTGCCTACAAGGACCCACGTCAGCTTGTCGAGACGCCCAATATCGATCGCATCGCCAAGGAGGGCATGCTTTTTAACCGCTGCATGGTGCCCAATTCCATCTGTGGCCCCAGCCGCGCGGTGGTGCTCACGGGGAAGTACAACCACATCAACGGCTTCCTGAACAACAGCAACTCGCGTTTCGACAATACCCAACCCACTTTCGTGCGTGACCTGCATGGAGCCGGCTACCAGACGGCCATTGTGGGCAAGTGGCACCTCATGACGGACCCGGTCGGCTTTGACTACTGGCACATCCTTCCCGGCCAGGGCGTCTACTACAACCCACCGATGATCGACAATGGCAAGCCAGTGAAACACGAGGGGTATGTCACCGACATCATCACGGACCTCACGCTGGATTGGCTGAAGAATCGCGACAAGACCAAGCCCTTCCTCATGATGTGCCAGCACAAGGCTCCGCATCGCGAGTGGGATCCACCCATCAGACATCTCGGATGGAACAAGGGGAAGCCTTTCGCTGAGCCGGAAACGCTTTTCGATGACTATGAGAATCGTGGTCAAGCCGTGAGGGACCAGGACATGACTATCGAGAAAACATTCACGCCCAAGGATGCCAAGCTCACCGCGCCGCCGCAGCTCAATGCCGAGCAGAAGGCCGCTTGGGACGCCTACTACGCACCGCTTAACGAAGAATTCCAGAAGCAGAACCCACAGGGCAAGGATCTCATCCGTTGGCGCTACCAGCGCTACATGCATGACTACCTCGCCTGTGTGAAGGCGGTGGACGACGGCATGGGGCGCGTGCTGAAATACCTGGATGAGGAGGGCCTCTCAGAAAATACCATTGTAGTGTATGCGGCCGATCAAGGCTTCTACCTCGGAGAGCATGGCTGGTTCGACAAGCGTTGGATCTTCGAGGAGTCACTTCGGACACCGCTACTCGTTCGCTGGCCCGGAAAGGTGAAAGCGGGCAGTGAGAACAAGGACATTGTCTCCACCGTGGACTTCGCTGAGACGTTTCTGGAGGCGGCGGGCCTGCCCATTCCGGCAGACATGCAGGGGAAGAGTCTCGTGCCCATTCTCTCCGGCAATACGCCGTCCGATTGGCGGAAGAGTTTCTACTATCACTACTATGAGTACCCCCAGCCCCATCACGTGCGGCCCCACTACGGAGTGGTGACGGACCGCTACAAGCTGGTGCACTACTACGCGCCGGATGTGGACTACTGGGAGCTCTACGACCGTGAAAAAGACCCGCATGAACTGCAGAGCTTCTACGGGAACCCTGACTATGAAAAGGTGACTGCCGACTTGAAGGCTGAGGTGCAACGCCTCCGCACCGAGTTGAAGGTTCCAGAAAAGGAGGAGCCCTGGTTCTACGGCGGTCGCAAGCCAGGCCAGCCCGAACCTGGCAAGGCCGGTGGCGGCGGGGGACAAGGAAAGAAAAAGAAGGCTCAGAACGCCGGTACGGCGCAGGGCAGCTAAATCGCTGTGCAAGATGGAATAAATTGTTCTCGACAGTATTCATCCTTCCGACCTAACATCATCGAACGTACAGGAGGTCATCTCCGTAGGTGGCCGACCTGTGGCGAAATCACTACCACAACCTGACTCCATCCCATGAAAGCTCTGCTTACCGTGCTCACCGCCGCTGCCATGATGACCTCCTTCTCGCTTGCGGAATCCAAGTACAAGGAAGGAAGCTGCTGCGACAAGGCCGCCAAGAAAGGCGAGAAATGCCAACATCCCTGCTGCGTCGATGCCGAGAAGGCAGGCAAGGTGTGCGAGAAGTGCAATAAGAAGTAGCCGACGCTACCCAACTTTCGGAGAGGCCAGTTCGTGCGCGTGCCGGACTGGCCTTTTTCGCGTCGGCCCCATAAATCGGCCCAGTCCACTGGGATTCTGCATTTTTCCGACACTTTCTGCTGGCACATTCTACCAACCGCGTTACATAGCTCTCCGCCTTGAACGCCAAGCGCAAAGGCGCGGTTAGCTCAGTGGTAGAGCACGTGCTTCACACGCACGGGGTCGCAGGTTCGAACCCTGCACCGCGCACCATCTCCCCAGTAATCTTGATGGGAGCCCTCGTATACCTCTGTCGGAGAGTCTTTTTTGAGGTACGGATAATCGAGAAGGTTGCGCCGTAACCGCTTTCGCGCGGGCACACCTCAGCCTTGGGAGCAAGGGCCTTGTTGCGCTCCTCAACCAAGTGAAGTCGCATGTTGGCGAATGAAAGCAACCAGCTCTGCGTCCGTGGTGTCAGAAAACACTTTCAGCAGTATTTCTCGCGCCACCTGTTTCGTGACTGTTGCCACCGACAAGTCCGAATCCGAAAACCAAATGTCGAGAGTGACGTCTGCGAACCACCTGCTCGCATAATAGTCGATCACCATGCTTTCGGCACTCTCGACGGAGAAAGTCTTTGGAGATGCGAGGAAACAATCGAAAGCCTCGAGTGCCGTGGTGGCATCGACTGCATCAAATTGGGTGAAGCAACCCTGACGGTGAAGTCCGAACAGTCGCTGCCACTTAGGTACAGCTTTCTCCGGAGCCCCCTCGACACGACCATGCATGAGCCCCTTCTTTGTTTCGCACCAGATGTGCCGCTGCATGGTGATGGGGTGTGGTTGTAGGGAAGTCATCGGGTACTTGAAGCTCAGCGACTTGGTTTCCCCCCCTTGAAAATTTCTACGTCACCAAGATTCCACCAACGGAAGATGCTGAAACATTGCTGCTATAGAACAATGCTGTTCTTGGGCTCAAGTGGTGGTGGCAGTTCTGTTTCTCCGAGCATCTCGCGCAAATCGATTTCTGCGGTGCGGCACATCTGTGAAATGGGCACGTCATTCGGACTTCCTTCAAAAGGGCACTCGGTGCTGTCGCCCACCTGTTCCAGTGAGGTGTATATCCAGGAGAGCAACACACTGAAGGGAACCACCAGCCAGACCATGTTTCCTTTCATGATCCCAGTGAGGCTCTCGTTGAGCTTGTCGAATTCCCTCAAGAGACCGAACGGCAGCAGCAGGCAGAACAACTTCACGAAAATGCGATTGATGGTGGCGAATTGCCGCGGGTAGGGGAAGTCCTTGATACGTTCGCTTCGACCCTGCAGCAGGAAGAAATCCCGGAGGACCTTTTCCATGTCGATGAACTGGGATACCACCATCTCTTCTTTGGCGAAAAGTTCTTTGAGCGCCTTGCCCTGTGTGCTCATGAGATAAGTCGCCTTGTTTTGCGCCAGGAGAACCTCTTTTAACTCTTCACAAGATAGATACTTCGCCAGCTCGGCCTCCAAGGTGGTTTCCTTTTCAGGGATGCAGTACAACCTGGAGTACCTGATGTTGTTCGTCTTGTGCGACGATTCCCAAGGCCTGGGCTCTCGCATCTGATAGCGCATCGCCGCCAGCCAGGCGAGATGGCGGTAGATGAGTTCCTTGGCTTTCTCTGCGCTCTTCAGATAGTCCCGGCTCGTGACTCCCCAAGCCCTGCTGCTGCTCAGGATATCTCCCCAAACTTGGCGAGCCTCCCAAATGCGACTGTAGGTTTGCGAGTTCTTGAAACCAACAATGAACGCCGTGGCCGTGCCGAGGAGCGCGACCACCGTCCAGGGAATGCCCAGCCACTTCAAGTCCGCCATCTGATAGAGCACCACGGGCACGACTCCCATGACGACGAGAAGGTAGATGTCCCGCTTGGTCCAGGCGATGAATTCCGAAATCCTGTAAGATTTGCCGATGTGCATGATTGCTTCCCAGTGATCGAATCCAGAGTCTCATGGATGTCGAGCACAATTCTCGCGACAGATTTTTCTCCTAGGTGCCATCTGCACACGCCAGTCACCTACCAAGGCTCAAAGCAATCGTAGTTTCTCTGCCGGTGTATCTTGCCGTCACGCAGTTCAAAGAAGATGGCGAAGTGTGCCATCATGGTGCCACCTGCTGGCAGGGATGCAATTGGGACTGCCAGCACGGCCGTCCAGGTGGCCTCCACGGCAACGCGATCGCCTTGCGAGACGATGGAGTGGATTTCGTATTCCTGGCTTTGAAGAATGACCGGCACTTGCTCGGCCCGCTTCAGGAGATTGGGAACGTCACTGTGTCCTCCGCTCGGATTGAGCCGGTTCGGAAGTTCTATCTGTAGGGCGTCAGTAGTATAGAAGCGGGCCAGGGCGTCTCCCGTGGCGTTGCTCTCGACGGCAGCGAGGTAGTCCCGCACCAATTGGATATTCTGGGCCTCGGTACTGATCATAGCGGGCCAGCATGGCTGGCCCGGTTCGACACCTCAATGATATTCGTATCAGGATCGCGAAAATGCGCGGGAATTAGGAGGCGGAGTTTCGCTTCCTGGCACGGGAACGTTAACATCGTTACTCCACTGGGCGCTCCAGCTGACTGAATCTTCAGGGCGTATCCTGCGCATCCCAATCATCGCGCGAGTCCTTGGCAAGATCGCGCCGCCAGCATTGGGTGACGGAGCCAGCGAGAATGCAGCTATAGACCTGCCATTGGTCCTTGTCCCGTTTCACCGAGAGAAGGTTCGGCGCGACGTATTGATAGTCGGTCCGCTCGGTGTGGATAGAACCCTTGTAGGAATACAGCACGTGAGCAAAGCGGTCGTCGTCAAAAATACTGCCGTGTATTCTTAAGGGAAGGAGTTGCGGATCACCGACAAAATCCGGGTGACGTGCGATCGCGTGGTAGCAGGCGGATGCAAAAATTTCCGCATCAGGCGCGGTGAGGTCCTTGGGGTGCAAGGCAAGACCAGATACCGCCGCGATCTGCTCTTTTGAGAAGTCGTGGAGCAACCGATCGTAGCAAGCAGAGAGGTGCTTGCGAAACATCCGTAGCGAGGCAGGATGCATCAGGCTGGAGAGCTGTTGGAAGTCATGGCTGAACTGGGCGCCCAGTACTGCATCGAGGAGATCGTAAATGGCAGTCTCCGCAGTAGGATTCGCCAGGGCGACAGTGGGCAACGCGACAGCCCCGCCGGCAAGAGTCTTGAGAAAAGCGGTTCGGTTCATGGCTGCGGTGTTAGAGGCAGCCACAGCATTTTTGTTCACATGGAGTAAAGGACAGAGGCCCTTCAGCTGATTAGAAGCAACCTCGGCATCTGCCCCGGTTCCGTGGTTGGCGCCCGGTGGATGCAGGGCGGCACAGGACAGCCCGGATACTGGATGGCTATGCGCCAGAGATTCCCAATGCCGAAGGTGTACGGCTGTGCACCCGGGAGAGGGGCATAGTGCAGGTCATAGCAGTTGTCCTGCAGGTACTCCCGGAAGGCCTCGTCATCCTCACCGCCGAAGCGCTCCAGAAGCGTGGTGCGGGTCTCCGGCACATCTACACGGCGCACCGCCTCTTCATTGCGCAGTCCCTCGGAGGTCGCTCCGTAGTAGGTGCAAAGGTAGGTGTCCGCCATCGTGGTGGCGCTGTCGGCATGAAAGGAATACACATCCGTGGGCACCGGCTCGCCATCCATCTCCCGGAGACCGGTGTGCACGCAGTCGAGATTGGGAGAAAGCTCCCAGGAGCGCAGGAGTTCCTGGTCTGCTATGAGGATGTCACGCGCGGCATTTCCAGCCTCGCTCAGGTCCAGTGCCAGCAGTTCTTCATCCTCAACACTGACAATGCCGTCCGTGACGCCCAGTTTCTTCACGATCTCGCCAAAGTCCCCTGCGAGTTCACGCTGCCAGCACAGTGCGTTGATGCCTGAGTTGAACGCGGTCGTCACAAGCTCGTCAAAGCTGCGCACCATCTTGACGCGAAAATAACCAAATGGGGAAGCGGGGGAGGACAAGCGGGAAATGATGGGCGGTATGGCCCTGGCGTCAACCTGTGGGGTGATCCTTCTTGCATATGCACAGGGATCTTTCGGTTGCGCTTCCGAGCGGGTTTTGATACCCAGCATGCATGGACCAGTCACAGGCCTTTCAAGATGGATACTTCGTTGGTCGTATGATCGGCGCGATTCTCCTGGTGCTGCTGGTAGGTGGAGGTGGTGTTTTCTTCGTCGTGGCCCTGGTCAAGTCTTTCACCAGAAAAACCACGGGATGGATCGTGACAGCATCGATCCTGGGGTTCCTGGGACTTGCGCTTTTGGGAACGATGCTGCTCGGCTTCGCCGTAGGCATTACCAAGGCAATAAAACAGTCTGACCTGGACCAGGTGCTGACTTCCAAGGATGGGCGATATTCCATTTCGGTGCCTGGGGCGTGGAACGGAAACACCGCCCCGGATGGAGTGACCTGCCTTGAGGCGAGGAGTAGATTCCCGGCGCGGCATGTCATGGTGATCGCGCTCGGAAAGGATCTCGTGCAGAGACCGCTGGCCGACTACGCGGCAATTTCGACAGAACGCATCACCAGCGGTACCAAGAATGGTGTTCGCAGCGACCCGGAATCACTCGCCTTGGGAAGCTATCCAGCGATCCGGTATCGAGTCTCCGGAAATTTGGAAGACAGCGAGGTAGTATACCATCTGACTTTCGTCGAAACGCCAGGGGCACTCTGCCAGATCTCGTGCTGGAGCCTCCAGTCTGACGAAGGGATCGCGAAGCCTATCTTTGAAAAGGTAGCAGCATCGTTCGTGGAGAATCCGAAGTGAAGCCGTTCCATCCTCCTCGCCAGGCTCACGTGTGCTCCTTGGCTTTCTCGCTGGCGTAAGCAGCCCGGGAACTGGCGTTGTTTTCCTCACCGTGGTCCTTCAACCATTGCCTGAATACGTCAGGTTCCATGGGAACTTTGACGAATTGAATCCCTTGCTTGCCGAAACTAGCGACACTTTCGGAGGCCATCGCTTCCCACTCGACGTGGCTATCTTCAAACCGGTCGGGATCCTGTGCAAATGCCTTCACCTCCGCCCAGGTGCGCTCGTTGGGATACCAGGCAACCCCGAGCACAACATTGCGCAAGAGTTTTC
The Roseimicrobium gellanilyticum DNA segment above includes these coding regions:
- the mscL gene encoding large conductance mechanosensitive channel protein MscL, producing the protein MKNLLNEFKTFALKGNVVDLAVGVIIGAAFGKIVSSIVEDLIMPVIGAIWKADFTNLYVGLSAEVHKAVEAAEKAGAPLSLADAKKFGPVFAYGSFITILINFAIIAFCVFMLVKFINKLARKKAEEPAPAAPAEDVKLLAEIRDLLKAQQSSAGKAGPL
- a CDS encoding sulfatase family protein — encoded protein: MTFARLPILALVLAAGLPAVSPRPVAAAEAKPKQPNILFIFSDDHAYQAISAYKDPRQLVETPNIDRIAKEGMLFNRCMVPNSICGPSRAVVLTGKYNHINGFLNNSNSRFDNTQPTFVRDLHGAGYQTAIVGKWHLMTDPVGFDYWHILPGQGVYYNPPMIDNGKPVKHEGYVTDIITDLTLDWLKNRDKTKPFLMMCQHKAPHREWDPPIRHLGWNKGKPFAEPETLFDDYENRGQAVRDQDMTIEKTFTPKDAKLTAPPQLNAEQKAAWDAYYAPLNEEFQKQNPQGKDLIRWRYQRYMHDYLACVKAVDDGMGRVLKYLDEEGLSENTIVVYAADQGFYLGEHGWFDKRWIFEESLRTPLLVRWPGKVKAGSENKDIVSTVDFAETFLEAAGLPIPADMQGKSLVPILSGNTPSDWRKSFYYHYYEYPQPHHVRPHYGVVTDRYKLVHYYAPDVDYWELYDREKDPHELQSFYGNPDYEKVTADLKAEVQRLRTELKVPEKEEPWFYGGRKPGQPEPGKAGGGGGQGKKKKAQNAGTAQGS
- a CDS encoding bestrophin family protein, with product MHIGKSYRISEFIAWTKRDIYLLVVMGVVPVVLYQMADLKWLGIPWTVVALLGTATAFIVGFKNSQTYSRIWEARQVWGDILSSSRAWGVTSRDYLKSAEKAKELIYRHLAWLAAMRYQMREPRPWESSHKTNNIRYSRLYCIPEKETTLEAELAKYLSCEELKEVLLAQNKATYLMSTQGKALKELFAKEEMVVSQFIDMEKVLRDFFLLQGRSERIKDFPYPRQFATINRIFVKLFCLLLPFGLLREFDKLNESLTGIMKGNMVWLVVPFSVLLSWIYTSLEQVGDSTECPFEGSPNDVPISQMCRTAEIDLREMLGETELPPPLEPKNSIVL
- a CDS encoding nuclear transport factor 2 family protein yields the protein MISTEAQNIQLVRDYLAAVESNATGDALARFYTTDALQIELPNRLNPSGGHSDVPNLLKRAEQVPVILQSQEYEIHSIVSQGDRVAVEATWTAVLAVPIASLPAGGTMMAHFAIFFELRDGKIHRQRNYDCFEPW